TGCAAACCCGGGCAAAACAATATGCTGAAAAATATAATGGCAAAAAGCTGAAAACGGAAAACGACCTACGGAAGGTTTACGAGGACAAATCAATTGACGCTGTAAGTATAGCCACACCAAATCACTGGCATTCTTTAGCGGCAATTTGGGCTTGTCAGGCAGGCAAAGACGTTTATGTTGAAAAGCCAGGATCGCACAATCTTCATGAGGGCCGGAAACTGGTTGAAGCAGCACATAAATACAAACGAGTTGTGCAGCATGGCGTGCAGCTTAGGAGTTCTGTTGCTTTACAGGAAGCTGTAAAACATATGCGGGATGGCTTGATCGGGAATGTTTATATGGCACGCGGACTGGTTTATAAATGGAGACCGGATATTGGAGATAAAGGTGTTTCTGCGGTACCGGAAGGTTTAAATTACGATTTGTGGACAGGTCCCGCAGAAATGAAACCGTTCTCAAAAAACTATGTGCATTACGATTGGCACTGGCATTGGAATTACGGAAACGGAGATATTGGAAACCAGGGAATTCATGAAACCGATATGTGTATGTGGGGACTTGGTGTTGATAGTTTCCCGGAAAAAATAACTTCATCAGGAGGAAAATTCCTTTGGAATGATGCAAAAGAAACGCCGGAATTATTGTCGTCATCTTATATTTATCCAAAGGAAAAGAAAATCATCGAATTTGAAGTTCGTCCGTGGATAACAAATGAAGAAGGCGGAGTTGGTATTGGAAATATCTTTTACGGAAGTGAAGGTTACCTGGTAGTAAAGGGATATGATTATTACGAAACTTTCCTTGGCAAAGAGAAAAAGCCTGGACCGACGCGTAAAGAAGGCGGAGATCATTATAAAAACTTTATTGAAGCTGTTATTGCCAAAGATCCTAAAATGGTCAATGCGCCGGTTGAAACAGCACATTTGGCATCAGGATTAGCACATTTAGGAAACATTGCTTACCGAACTGGCAGAGCATTAACGTTCGATCCAAAAACAGAAAAATTTGTTGGTGATAATGATGCTAATACTTATTTGACAAGAAAATACAGAGCGCCTTATACGGTGCCGGAGATTGTATAAAATTACAAATGTGTTTATAAACAGAACAGCCCGGATAAAATTTGTCGGGGCTGTTTTTTTGTCTTATTTAAATTTATTGTTGAAAAATCTCTTCTAAATTAATTTCCAAATCGGGAAAAATACTGGATGTGAGTATAGTTGTAGCGGGTTTTAAACCGACATACCTTCCGCTTTCGTTTAAAACATACATGTAAATTGTATTCACCAGAGGTTCAACTAACCAATATTCTCTTACGCCGGATTCTTCATATAGATTAAATTTTTCATTTTTTTCTTTCATAGAATTGCCGGGAGAAAGTATTTCAATTATTAGATCCGGAGCACCAAGACAACCTTTCTCATCCAGCTTATTTTCATCACAAACTACGCAAAGGTCTGGCTGAACAACAGTAAAAATTTCTTTGAATGCTAATTTGGATTTTTTTTCATTATACAATCTTACATCAAAAGGAGCGCTAAAAAGATCGCATGAACTACTTTTTAGATAATTGAATAGCGTCCCCTGCAATTGGGTCGAAATCCTTTGGTGCATTAATGAAGGAGCTGGCGACATTTTAAAAATCTTGCCCTTAATTAATTCCAGGCGTTCCTCAATCCGCCATAGCAAATAATCTGCATAGGTATAAGTTCCATCCGGATCCAGCTGATTAATATCCGTTACGATCGTTGACATAGTATGTAAGTTAGTAAGGTAAAGCTACTTAATTTTAATATAAACCTCAATAACAGCAAAGGTGCCTGGTCAAACCAAACACCTCTCCAAAATATTATATCAAATAAAACTCCCCGCACTCAGCGAAAAACTCCAAGCACTCTGCGTTTAAAGCCTTGAGAAATTAAATGATTTATTGTTGAAAAATCTCTTCTATATTAATCACCAAATCAGGGAAAATGCTTGATTTAAGTGTAGCAGTAACAGGTTTCAACCCAATATACTTTCCATCCTCATTCAAAACATAAATATAAACTGCATTTTCAGAAGGCTCAACGAGCCAGTATTCTCTTACGCCGGTTTCTTCGTACAAATCGAATTTTTCATTCATTTCTTTCTTGGAATTACCAGGAGAAAGTATTTCAATGACGAGATCAGGTGCGCCTAAACAACCTTTTTCATCCAATTTATTTTCATCACAAATCACACAAAGATCCGGTTGAACAACCGTGAAAATCTTACCATCACTTGCTAATGAATCTTTTTTTGGTAGTCTTACATCAAACGGAGCATAAAAAATCTGACAGTAATGATTTTTGAAAAAATGGCCCATTTCTAAATGCAATCTTCCTGATATTTTTTGATGTCGCAAAGAAGGAGCCGGCGACATTTTAAAAATCTTGCCCTTAATTAATTCCAGGCGTTCCTCGATTTGCCATAACAAATAATCTGCATAGGTATAAGTACCATTCAGATCCAGTTGATTAATATCCGTTACGATTGTTGACATAGCATGTAAGTTAGTAAGGTAAAGCTACTTAATTTTAATACAAACCTCAAAAAGCAGAAAAGGTGCCTGGTCAAACCAAACACCTCTTCAAAATATTATATCAAATAAAACTCCCCGCACTCAGTGGAAAACTTCAATAACTCTGCGTTTAAACAAAAATTAAAGCGTAGAGAAATCAAATGATTCCAAAAACTTCGTAGTGAAATTACCAGATTGGAAACCTGGATCATCCATCAATTTGATATGGAATGGAATTGTAGTTTTAATCCCTTCAATCACAAATTCCTGTAAAGCACGTTTCATTCTTGTAATCACTTCCTCGCGCGACTGACCGCTAACAATCAATTTTGCAATCATAGAGTCATAATTTGGCGGAATAGTATAGCCGCTGTAAACATGACTGTCAATACGAATACCGTGACCGCCCGGGAAATGCAGATTTGTAATTTTTCCAGGAGACGGACGGAAACCATTTGCAGGATCTTCCGCATTGATACGGCATTCCATAGCAAATAATTTCGGTGTATAGTTGATACCTTTGATCGGATCTCCGGCAGCAACTTTAATTTGTTCCTTGATCAAATCAAAATCAGTAACTTCTTCTGTAATCGGGTGTTCCACCTGAATACGTGTGTTCATTTCCATGAAAAAGAATTCACCGTATTTGTCAACAAGGAATTCAACCGTTCCCGCACCCTCATATCCGATTGCCTGCGCGCCTTTGATAGCAGCAGCACCCATTCTTTCACGAAGTTCAGGCGTAACTACCGGTGAAGGCGTTTCTTCAACCAGTTTCTGGTGACGACGTTGAATTGAACAATCACGTTCTGATAAGTGACAAACTTTGCCATACTGATCACCGATAATCTGGATTTCAATGTGACGAGGTTCTTCAACGAATTTTTCCAAATATAAACCATCGTTTCCGAAAGCCGCGGCAGATTCTGTACGGGCATCATTCCATGCCTTTTCAAATTCTTCCGGTTTATTGATGATACGCATACCGCGTCCACCGCCACCAGCTGTGGCTTTCACAATCACAGGATAGCCAATACCTTTTGCAAGCTCTTTTCCTTGTTCAACGGATTCTAACAAACCTTCTGAACCCGGAACAACAGGAACACCAGCTTTGATCATGGTTGCTTTGGCAGTAGCCTTGTCGCCCATTCCGTTGATCTGAGCAGCTGTTGCTCCTATAAATTTGATACCGTAATCAGCACAAATCTGGGAGAATTCAGCGTTTTCAGACAAAAATCCGTATCCCGGATGTATAGCATCTGCACCGGTAACTTCGGCAGCAGAAATAATATTTTGAATACTTAGGTAAGACTGACGGCTTGGCGGAGGTCCGATACAAACAGCTTCGTCAGCAAATCTTACGTGAAGGCTGTCACGATCAGCAGTTGAATAAACCGCAACCGTTTTTATGCCCATTTCACGGCAGGTCCTGATCACACGTAGTGCGATTTCACCTCTGTTGGCAATGAGAATCTTTTTAAACATGAAATTTAATTAAGTTTTGAAGACCGGTCATTACCGTTATATAGGTTCAACAAGAAACAAAGGCTGATCGAATTCTACCGGAGTAGCGTTTTCAACCAAAACTTTCACAATTCTTCCTGAAATTTCAGATTCAATTTCGTTGAAAAGTTTCATCGCTTCAATCACACAAACTGTTTTTCCAGGTGCGATTTCATCTCCAACACTTGCAAATGCAGGTGACTCAGGATTTGACGCACGGTAGAAAGTACCAATCATCGGCGATTTAATTGTAATCAAATTTGCAGAAGCAGCAGGCTCAGCAGCAGGTGCAGCCGGAGTGGCAGGAGACTGAGCAGCAGGTGCAGCAGATGTATAAACCGGTGCAGAAGCAGGCTGTGCCGGAGCAACAGATACAACTGGCGCTGAACCGTATCTCTTTACCTTAATTTTAAGATCCGTTGTTTCAATGTTTACCTCATCAAGACCAGACTGGGCGATGAAGTCAATAAGTTTTTGAATTTCTTTAGTTTCCATTTAGTCAAGTTTAAACAGTTGCAGGATGGTGGCCTATGATTTTACTCTTTCAACGTAGTCGTACGTGCGTGTATCTACTTTAATTTTCTGACCTTCTTCAATAAATAAAGGTACCATGATACGTGCACCTGTTTCTACCTCAATTGCTTTTTTCGGAGAGTTTGCAGTATCTCCTTTCAAGCCTGGTTCAGCATAGGTCACTTCTAATTCTACAAATGGAGGCAATTCACAAAGTAGAGCAGCATCTGTTTCAGTATTGATCAGTATTTCAACTTCCTGTCCTTCCTTCATCAAATCAGCAGCTGTTACAAGTTTTTCATCGATCAAAACCTGATCAAATGTTTCGGAATTCATGAAGTTGTATCCAACTTCATCTTTGTATAAAAACTGGAATTTATGTCTTTCTACGCGAACCGGAATAATAGTAGCACCCGAAGAAAAAGTATTGTCCAATACTTTTCCGGAAGTAAGGCTTTTAATTTTAGTACGAACAAAAGCGTTTCCTTTCCCAGGTTTTACATGTTGAAACTCAATAACCTGAAACAGGTCATGGTTAAAATGTATTACTAGTCCGTTACGTAAATCTGCAGTCGTTGCCATGTTTAGTTAATAAGTAATGCAAAAATTTTGTAAAATCTTAAACAAAAAATGAATAATGAAGCATGCCCATTATTCATTTCTTTTTATAATGCCCATTTCAAATATATAGCTCCCCAGGTAAATCCTCCCCCAAAAGCAGCTAAAACAAGATTATCTCCTTTTTTCAATTGCGACTCATAATCCCACAAGCAAAGTGGAATCGTCGCCGATGTGGTATTTCCGTATTTCTGGATATTCACCATCACTTTATCCATCCCAACACCCATACGATTGGCTGTTGCTTCAATGATCCGGCGGTTTGCCTGATGCGGAACAAGCCATGCAACGTCTTCACTGGTCAGGTTATTTTTTTCCATGATCTCAGCTGAGATATCAGCCATATTTTTCACAGCAAATTTAAATACCTGTGCACCATCCTGATAAACAGAATGCCATTTATTATCAACGGTTTCGTGTGTAGGCGGATACCGGCTTCCTCCTGCTTTCTGGTGAAGATATGGATATCCAACACCATCAGAACGAATAATAGAATCTACAATGCCATATCCTTCTGTATCAGGTTCCAAAAGCACAGCTCCGGCACCGTCACCAAAAAGAATACAGGTTTTGCGATCGGTATAATCTACAATTGCTGACATTTTATCAGCACCAACCACGATGATCTTTTTATATTTTCCGGTTTCAATAAACTGAGAACCGATTGTAAGTGCATAAACAAATCCGGAACAAGCCGCCTGAATATCAAAACTTCCAACATTCCTGATGCCTGTCATATCACAGATAAGATTGGCCGTTCCAGGAAAAATAAAATCGGGAGTAGTGGTAGCGCAGATCAGCAAATCAATTTCTTCCGGAGCAGTATTGGTTTTGGCAAGCAACCCTTTTACCGCCTCAGCGCCCATATGTGAGCTTCCTAAACCTTCTCCTTTAAGTATGCGACGTTCTTTAATGCCGGTGCGGCTAACGATCCATTCATCGTTTGTCGCCACCATTGTTTCCAATTCAGCATTTGTCAGAATATAGTCAGGCACATACCCGTGTATTCCTGTTATAGAGGCTCTTGCGTGGGTCATGGTTAATTTCTAGCATTCAAAATTCATATGAATTTTGGTAAAAAATAGTATCAGAGTTTATTCGCAATTATAACTTCCTGTTGTGCCTTGTTAGTTCAATGCATTTGCAATGTGCAGATATGCTTTTGATTTAACTTGTTTGTATGCCCATCCAAGCATGTTCTTAATTGCCAGCGGCGAAGAAATACCATGTGCAATCATTACATTTCCGTTTACTCCGATAATTGAACTTCCGCCGATGGATTCATAATTCGTCTGATCGATAAAATCATCCTGAATCCCTTTTTGTTTGGCAATTTCGTAAAACGACTCTCCTAATTTAAATAATACATTCCCAGTGAAACCGTCAGTAACGATCACATCTGCTTTATTAGTGAAGAGGTCTTTCCCTTCAATATTTCCAATAAAATTGATTTTTTTATTATCCCTGAGCAGCGGATAAGTAGCCTGTGCAGTTAATGATCCCTTCTGTTCTTCTTCACCAATATTCATTAGTGCAACACGTGGGCGCTCAATCTGGAATGTGTGCTGAACAAAAAGAGAGCCGATTTCTCCAAACTGCGCCAGAACTTCCGGTTTGCAATCTGCATTGGCACCAATATCCACCATGATGGCATATCCGCCTCCAACCTGAGGTACATAACCTGCAATAGCTGGCCTTAAAACGCCTTCAATAGCTTTTATGCTAAAAAGAGCACCGACATGCATTGCTCCTGTGTTACCGGCGCTGCAAAAAATGTCAATTTCTTTTTCTTTCAGAAGCTTAAAACCTATTCCTATGCTAGAGTTGGGCTTTTGAGAAAGAGCTTTTGTAGGGTGCTCACCCATCTCAATAACATCATCTGCATGAATGATGTCAACGACTGATGAAGAGAAGTTATTCTGGCGAAAAATCTCCAAAATATCACTTTCACGGCCAATTAACACGATTCGGGCATCCGATGGCAGTTCGGAAGTGGCTTGCATAACCCCTTCAACAATTGCTTGTGGAGCTAAATCTCCCCCCATAGCATCTACCGCAATTTTCATTTACACGCTGTTATTTTGTACTAAAAGTTAGAAATCGAAGGTGTAAATTTAGCAGTTGTGCCTTAGTAAAAAAGAATTTCGCAACAACTTTTATAAGGCTGCTGCGAAATTGGCATTCTCATCATCAAAAATTAAACCGTTTTGGCATAATTTTCAACAACAACTTTGCCTCTATAAACCAGATTTCCTTCGTGTACGTGCGCACGGTGGAACTGATGAATTTCCCCTGTTGAAGAGTCAACTGACAATTGCTTGCCTGTAAGGAAGTCATGTGCTCTGCGTGTATCGCGACGGGTTTTGGAAATTTTCCGCTTAGGATGTGCCATGATGCTTTATGTTCGGTTGTTAATATTCGGTTTGAAAAACTTTTATATGTGGCTCAGAATTATTAATTCCTTATTGCCCTTTTAATTTTTTTAATGCTTCCCAACGTGGGTCAATTTTTTCTTCGGAATCGTTCTCATCAGTTTCTTCATCGTCTGCCGAAGAATATACCAATATCACTTCATCGTCTTCTGATTCATCATCAGTATCATCTTCTGTCCGAAGACTTGGATGCAATTTTTTAACCGGAAGCGAAAGTGCAATGAATTCAAAGACGTATTTCGCAACATTGATCCGGTTAGTATTCCGGTTGATGATTTCTATCTCATCGGTCAGCTCTTCATCACGGTCGCCGAACTTTAAAATAATCCGGTCGTCCGAAATTACAGGCTCCTCAAACGGTTCCAAAGTGCGGTCGCAAAGTAACTCGACCGACCCTTCAGTATGAAAATGCAATTGGAGCATCGTAGCAGATTTTGTCAAAACCACATGGGTTTTAAACTGTCCGTGTTCGATGAGATCCTGCTCTAATTCTTGAAAAAAAGCGTCTCCCGACTCCATATCATAGTCATACTGTTTGTCTTCCAAACCGTAAATGTCTATGTTGTATTTACTTAGCTCTTTCACTATTTCTGTCAAAAGGACTGCAAAGGTAGTGTCTTTTCGTGTGAATAAAAAAACTATCTACGAATTTTATTGATTTAAACTGAGGTATTTAACATTGAACCGGCTCTTACTCAGCAAGCATTGGTCTTTTCATGACAAATCAGAGTTAAATCTTCTTTGCCGGGTTGCCAAAAAATGTGGCATTTGCCGGTACGTTTTCCACAACCACAGAACCTGCACCAATCCGTGCATTTTTCCCGATTTCAATACCTGCAACAATAATTGCTCCCGATCCAATAAATACGCCATCGGCAATTTTTACACGATCGTTGATAATAGCTCCTGCTCCAATTGTAACATAATCACCAACCTGAACAGCCGTTTCAATAACAGAACCGGTCAGAAATAAAGAATGACTTCCTAATTTTGACGTAGCCCCAACAACCGTACGTGCTGCAAAAAGATTTCCATGCCCAACGGCTGCCATTTCTGAAATGATCGCACTTTCATGGATTGCGTTAACCGGCATACTTTTAAAACGCTCGTTCAAACCTTCTGTCAATTGTTTACGTACCGAACGTTCACCAACTGCCACAAAAGTTTCACATTTTTCGCCGATAATTTTTACAAAAGCTTCATCGTCCGTAGCGCCCAAAACACTTACATCACCGAATTCTTTACCGTGCAATTCTTTATTATCGTCCAGGATTCCATAGACGAGTACATTGTTTCTTCTGAAAATATCAAGTGCCTGCATACCCAATGCGCCTGCACCAAAAATTAAAACCGGATTTTCCATAATTGAATTGATTTCATTTTCTCTTTTATAAAAGATTGAAAATGAAAAACGTAATAGTATTTGTTAATGAATCTGATTGATTTTATATCAAACAATAGGATACAAAAAGGCGGCAGAAATAATATTTGTTACAAAAGTACGGATTGATTTACAGAAAAGTTACCCGGAAGACAAAAGGGCTTCCATAAGGCGAGAGATTTTCCTGATTATAAGGATCAATCTGATTGTTATAATTCACATTAAAAAGCGCTGTAAAGTGAACCGCCCGAATTAATTTCCCACCTGTCGGCTGACTGTATGAAGCACCAATCATAGGCGAGCTCAGCCAGGTTCTTTTTTGGTAAGACATAGGTACGTTTAACGATTCATATTCCGCAATAATATTGACTACCGGTACAATCTGGTACATCAGGAAAGCCCGGCCGCCATAATTGATGGTATTGTATCCAAAATATTTTGACTTAAACCACATAACCGTAGCACCAACTCCGCCGACAAGTTTATCTGTAATCTGGTAGCCGACCATAGGCGATAAGTTCACATTGGTGATCGTCCCAAAACTTAACCCAAAACTTCCGCCCAAACGTATTCTTTCTTTAAATGCAAGATTCTTTAAATCACTCTCAATTTTTTTAGGCTCAACAGGAGCTTTATCTTCAACAGGCTGCATTTCTCTTCTGACTGGCCTTTCCTTTTTCACTGTATCAGGACGGTAATATTCGTCATTTTGGGCAAAAACAGTTGTTTTAATCGCTAGTGTGAGGATAAACAAGCAGGATAGGAGGATTTTCCTTTTCATTTCTAAATGGTTTATTTAATATTGTTAATACTAACGCAAAATTCTTAACTTTTGGTTTATTATTGATCTGACCCTCATTAGTACGCCTCATTTCGACGTTTATGCACTATCAAATTTCAGTAACTGACCCTGCTTCGCATTTTTTATCGATTACTTACACCATTCCTGATATAACTGCGGATCGTATTGAAATTCAGTTACCTGCATGGCGGCCCGGGCGTTATGAAATTCAAAATTTTGCCAAAAATATTCAATTTATTGAAGCAATTTCAATAAGCGGTGATAAACTACCATTACGCAAAATCACGAAAGATCGTTGGGAGGTTAAAACAAATTCAGAAAAAACAGTTCAAATACGCTATTCTTTCTTTGCAGCGATACAAAATGCCGGCAGCAGTTATGTCGATGAGGAACTTTGGTATCTTAATTTTATCAATTTTTGTTTTTATACAGAAGGCAGAATTAATGATCAATGTTCAGTTTCACTGGCCTTGCCCGAAAGTTTTGAAATTGCCTGTGGACTGGAATCTTCCGGTCGGCATCAACTAATTGCAAAGGATTTTTATCAATTGGTTGATAGTCCGCTTCTGGCATCAGAAACTTTGCAGAAATCTGACTACGTTGTTCGCGGTGTGCAGTTTCATATATGGATGCACGGGAATCTGAAACCGAACTGGAAACGAATTCAGCGTGATTTCCGAAGATTTTCCAGAGAGCAAATTGCGACCATGGAAGAATTCCCGGAAGAAGATTACCATTTCCTGAATCTGATTTTACCAAATGCTTTTTATCACGGTGTGGAGCATCATAACTCTACAATGATCGTTTTAGGCCCCGATGATGAAGGCGAAGGATTATATACTGATTTGTTAGGCGTAAGTTCCCACGAATTATTTCACGCCTGGAATATTATCAGAATCCGTCCAGTCGAACTTTTACCATACGATTTTACCAAAGAAAATTATTTCGAAACCTGTTTTGTCGCCGAAGGCTGCACAACTTATTATGGAGATTTATTTTTAAGGCGCGCCGGTGTTTTCGATGATGAAGCTTATGTAAAAGAATTACAGGTTTATATGAAGCGGCATTTTGAAAATAATGCGCTTGCTTCACAATCCCTTGCTGAATCTTCTTTTGATCTGTGGCTTGATGGTTATGAAAAAGGAATTCCGCACCGTAAAGTTTCGGTATATCACAAAGGTGCTTTGGTGGCAATGATTCTGGATTTGTATTTGAGAAAAAAATCCAATCATGAAGTTTCACTGGATACGGTTATGCAAATTCTCTGGCAACGTTATGGTAAACCGTTCGTGGGTTATACTGTTGAAGATTACAAAAATGTTGTTGAGGAAATTGCAGGTGAAAAGCTGGATTGGTACTGGCATGACTGCATTTTCACAAACGAACCTCTGGAAACAAGATTGAACGAAGCACTGGCTTTTGTAGGCTTGCAAATGACAATTTTCAGTAACGGAAATATCCAGCTTAATGTTCAGGATGATTTTCGGGCAAAAGTGCAGCGTGATAAATGGCTGGAAACGAGACAGATTTTGAGTGAAGAAGAAGAGGAGGAAGAATAAGGTATGTAGCTGTTAGCTTTTAGGGATTAGCTTTTTAAATCTTTCTCTTACCATGAAAGCGGTGAAAATAATCGGACGCATTTTACTTATTTTGGTTAAACTTTCGGCCGTGCTTTCTCTGGCAATTATCCTTTACTTCCTCATCCCGCCACTTTATAATCGTTACATTATTTACCCTGAACTGGAACATGAGCGAGCTCTTTTGTGGAAAAAGTATAAAAAGCCACAACAATCTACCAAACACACAGATTATAAAGGCGTCCTTCATTCCCACACATATCGTTCTCACGACAGTCGCGGTATTTTGTCTGAAATAATCCCGGCGGCGAAAAAGGCGAAATTGAATTTTATTTTTCTGGTAGATCATCGCTTGTCTGATCTGGATACCTTTCCAAGAGGAATTCACGGGACTTTCAACGATATCGTAATAGAATCAGGAACGGAATCTCCTGGGCCAAGTATGATGGTAACGCCGTTAAGAAATGTAGTTCTGGACTGGAAAAGTGACAGAAATCAACTGATTCACAATGTGGTAAAAAATGGCGGGATGGTTTTTTATCTGCATTCGGAAGATTCGCACGACTGGGCAAATCCGGATTATCAGGGAATGGAAATTTACAATATTCATTCTGATTTGATTGATGAAAAAAGTCCGTTGAAATTTTTAATCAATGGAATGTTAAATAGCGGAGTGAACCGCCATTGGAGCTATCGCGAACTTTTTGATGAACAAACAAAAATTATTGTACTTTGGGATTCACTCAACAATCATCGGAAAATTGTTGGAATGGCCGCCGTGGATGCACATAATAATCAAAGTCTAAGGGCAAGATATTTGAAAAATGGAAAAGTGGAATGGGTTGGCCCAAATGCCAAAACTTTATCTATAACAGAGCCTGGTTGGAAAGAAAAGTTGTTGTTTGGAAAACCTGATATTGCCGGCTGGACTTTTAAAATGGAACTGGATACTTATTTTCATTCTTTCAATTTTGCTAACACGCATATCTTTGGCGATACGCTTTCAAGCCGTGCGTTAAAAAATGAACTGGTGAAAGGACATGCTTATATTTCCTTTGAAAGTCTGGCCGAAGCAAATGGTTTCCAATTCGTTTCTTCCGACAGCTCAGGAAAAATAAATGCGGTGATGGGAGATTTAATTCAAAGCAAAAATGTATTCAGATTAAAAGCGACTTCTCCATTTCCTGTCAAATTTGAATTATACCAAAATGGAAAAATAATTGATAGTAAGGAAGATAGTTATGATTATGAATTTCAAACAAAAAATAAAAAAGG
The sequence above is drawn from the Dyadobacter subterraneus genome and encodes:
- a CDS encoding Uma2 family endonuclease produces the protein MSTIVTDINQLDPDGTYTYADYLLWRIEERLELIKGKIFKMSPAPSLMHQRISTQLQGTLFNYLKSSSCDLFSAPFDVRLYNEKKSKLAFKEIFTVVQPDLCVVCDENKLDEKGCLGAPDLIIEILSPGNSMKEKNEKFNLYEESGVREYWLVEPLVNTIYMYVLNESGRYVGLKPATTILTSSIFPDLEINLEEIFQQ
- a CDS encoding beta-ketoacyl-ACP synthase III, whose protein sequence is MTHARASITGIHGYVPDYILTNAELETMVATNDEWIVSRTGIKERRILKGEGLGSSHMGAEAVKGLLAKTNTAPEEIDLLICATTTPDFIFPGTANLICDMTGIRNVGSFDIQAACSGFVYALTIGSQFIETGKYKKIIVVGADKMSAIVDYTDRKTCILFGDGAGAVLLEPDTEGYGIVDSIIRSDGVGYPYLHQKAGGSRYPPTHETVDNKWHSVYQDGAQVFKFAVKNMADISAEIMEKNNLTSEDVAWLVPHQANRRIIEATANRMGVGMDKVMVNIQKYGNTTSATIPLCLWDYESQLKKGDNLVLAAFGGGFTWGAIYLKWAL
- the accC gene encoding acetyl-CoA carboxylase biotin carboxylase subunit; translation: MFKKILIANRGEIALRVIRTCREMGIKTVAVYSTADRDSLHVRFADEAVCIGPPPSRQSYLSIQNIISAAEVTGADAIHPGYGFLSENAEFSQICADYGIKFIGATAAQINGMGDKATAKATMIKAGVPVVPGSEGLLESVEQGKELAKGIGYPVIVKATAGGGGRGMRIINKPEEFEKAWNDARTESAAAFGNDGLYLEKFVEEPRHIEIQIIGDQYGKVCHLSERDCSIQRRHQKLVEETPSPVVTPELRERMGAAAIKGAQAIGYEGAGTVEFLVDKYGEFFFMEMNTRIQVEHPITEEVTDFDLIKEQIKVAAGDPIKGINYTPKLFAMECRINAEDPANGFRPSPGKITNLHFPGGHGIRIDSHVYSGYTIPPNYDSMIAKLIVSGQSREEVITRMKRALQEFVIEGIKTTIPFHIKLMDDPGFQSGNFTTKFLESFDFSTL
- the efp gene encoding elongation factor P, which translates into the protein MATTADLRNGLVIHFNHDLFQVIEFQHVKPGKGNAFVRTKIKSLTSGKVLDNTFSSGATIIPVRVERHKFQFLYKDEVGYNFMNSETFDQVLIDEKLVTAADLMKEGQEVEILINTETDAALLCELPPFVELEVTYAEPGLKGDTANSPKKAIEVETGARIMVPLFIEEGQKIKVDTRTYDYVERVKS
- the rpmF gene encoding 50S ribosomal protein L32 → MAHPKRKISKTRRDTRRAHDFLTGKQLSVDSSTGEIHQFHRAHVHEGNLVYRGKVVVENYAKTV
- a CDS encoding NeuD/PglB/VioB family sugar acetyltransferase; amino-acid sequence: MENPVLIFGAGALGMQALDIFRRNNVLVYGILDDNKELHGKEFGDVSVLGATDDEAFVKIIGEKCETFVAVGERSVRKQLTEGLNERFKSMPVNAIHESAIISEMAAVGHGNLFAARTVVGATSKLGSHSLFLTGSVIETAVQVGDYVTIGAGAIINDRVKIADGVFIGSGAIIVAGIEIGKNARIGAGSVVVENVPANATFFGNPAKKI
- the accB gene encoding acetyl-CoA carboxylase biotin carboxyl carrier protein → METKEIQKLIDFIAQSGLDEVNIETTDLKIKVKRYGSAPVVSVAPAQPASAPVYTSAAPAAQSPATPAAPAAEPAASANLITIKSPMIGTFYRASNPESPAFASVGDEIAPGKTVCVIEAMKLFNEIESEISGRIVKVLVENATPVEFDQPLFLVEPI
- a CDS encoding Uma2 family endonuclease — protein: MSTIVTDINQLDLNGTYTYADYLLWQIEERLELIKGKIFKMSPAPSLRHQKISGRLHLEMGHFFKNHYCQIFYAPFDVRLPKKDSLASDGKIFTVVQPDLCVICDENKLDEKGCLGAPDLVIEILSPGNSKKEMNEKFDLYEETGVREYWLVEPSENAVYIYVLNEDGKYIGLKPVTATLKSSIFPDLVINIEEIFQQ
- a CDS encoding YceD family protein produces the protein MKELSKYNIDIYGLEDKQYDYDMESGDAFFQELEQDLIEHGQFKTHVVLTKSATMLQLHFHTEGSVELLCDRTLEPFEEPVISDDRIILKFGDRDEELTDEIEIINRNTNRINVAKYVFEFIALSLPVKKLHPSLRTEDDTDDESEDDEVILVYSSADDEETDENDSEEKIDPRWEALKKLKGQ
- the plsX gene encoding phosphate acyltransferase PlsX, translating into MKIAVDAMGGDLAPQAIVEGVMQATSELPSDARIVLIGRESDILEIFRQNNFSSSVVDIIHADDVIEMGEHPTKALSQKPNSSIGIGFKLLKEKEIDIFCSAGNTGAMHVGALFSIKAIEGVLRPAIAGYVPQVGGGYAIMVDIGANADCKPEVLAQFGEIGSLFVQHTFQIERPRVALMNIGEEEQKGSLTAQATYPLLRDNKKINFIGNIEGKDLFTNKADVIVTDGFTGNVLFKLGESFYEIAKQKGIQDDFIDQTNYESIGGSSIIGVNGNVMIAHGISSPLAIKNMLGWAYKQVKSKAYLHIANALN
- a CDS encoding Gfo/Idh/MocA family protein, translated to MNKENEVSRREFIKSTTGAAVALSIPSIIPASAFGANDRVRVAVIGVNGRGQDHIKGFSNLPNVELVTICDPDNNVLQTRAKQYAEKYNGKKLKTENDLRKVYEDKSIDAVSIATPNHWHSLAAIWACQAGKDVYVEKPGSHNLHEGRKLVEAAHKYKRVVQHGVQLRSSVALQEAVKHMRDGLIGNVYMARGLVYKWRPDIGDKGVSAVPEGLNYDLWTGPAEMKPFSKNYVHYDWHWHWNYGNGDIGNQGIHETDMCMWGLGVDSFPEKITSSGGKFLWNDAKETPELLSSSYIYPKEKKIIEFEVRPWITNEEGGVGIGNIFYGSEGYLVVKGYDYYETFLGKEKKPGPTRKEGGDHYKNFIEAVIAKDPKMVNAPVETAHLASGLAHLGNIAYRTGRALTFDPKTEKFVGDNDANTYLTRKYRAPYTVPEIV